The DNA region attcaccactctctgggaaaagcagttcctcctcatcttcatcctaaatctactcccccgaaatTCGAGGCTTTGTCCCTCGTTCTAGACTTccctttactgaagtccatcccTTGGCCTTACTGACACTCAATTCAAGGTTGTTATTCAGAGTAATTGATTTGGTTGTCTGTCATAGCTAGATTTTAGTTTTGTAGAACTGCTGGAGATTATTAAAGGCAGAAAAGCTGTTGGACTGGGGCTGTTCCACTCTTCTGATCTCTGAAGGTTTGGTCCAGTGCTTGTCACATTGGGGATCTTTCATTGCAATGGATGACAATGACttcttctcagaatcagaatcagactttaatcaccgagtacctgtgcacatacaaggaatttacttccggcagatgttgtctctctgctcataacaataataatgataactataaatgaaaatatagattatacatacaggtagtgcaatccaagtaatagttagccgacagttaacctgcagttaactgttcagcgaagtgaccgcagtagggaaaaaacttctccagtgcctattagtcttagtctggagggatctgaagcgcctaccagacggaagcagatcaaacagtccgtgcgcaggatgggaggagtctaCACCTTGTCATGCATTCAGGTCCCAACGGAGCATTGCAGAGGTATTCAGGGCACATTAAACACAAGTAAGGTTAGCACTAACATAAATGTAACCCTTAGAGTATTTGGACGTAGTCAACTATGAAAAAATAAATGGATATCATGCCAATGTAATTGatcggttgcatcacagcctagtgtgGAGACACCAATACCCAAAACCCTCCAGAAAGTGGTGTACacggcccagtctatcacagacaGAGTCCCCTCCACCATCGAGCACCTCTGTAAGAAATACTGACACaagacagcagcatccatcatcaagggcctccaccacccaggacatgctctcttcttgcaggcaggaggtacaggagccacaggacccacaccaccaggctctggaacagttattacctctcaactacCAGgctggataacttcattcacttcaACTCCAAACTGGTTCCACAACCAATGAATTCACTcgcaaggattctacaactcatgttcccgGTACTTACTACTTATCTAACGATGTATGTATGGTGTGTGTGGATCTATCAATCTGTCTATTtatgtacaaggggtgattgataagttcgtggcctggcgtagaaggagatgagttatacagctctcgttacatggcatgtgcagttcaactctttgagtgattatgcagaaagtttgaagttaataattttgtggtatttctgtttcagataattgaaaattacataagcactgtctgagaaaatggaccttaagccacggacttatcaatcacccctcgtatatccagtgagtacagttctgtctgtctatctatctgtgtcCAGTGTGTCTGGATCTATCTATcatttatttaattgtttatgtatttatgtatttgcacagtttgtctcctttcaacactggttgtttgtcagtctctgtgtgtagtttgcactgattctattgtatttcctttttttactgtgaaagccagcaagaaaatgaatctcagagtaggatatggtaacaaaaacatacttcaataataaatttactttgaacttttggatGTTGAATGTAAAGTAAATCTTGTTAGTAAAACTGCTATACCACAAAGAGCAATGGATGAATGTGTGGCATCATATTTTTGCAAATCACTAAACATAAAGATGATGAGTTTGGACACTAACACTGGTTCATGTTATGTCTAGGAGAGTTAATCCGGTTGTAATCATGTTCAAGATAAACAGGAGTGAAAGAGTAAAGAATTTCAGTCAGACTATTTGAAGGTCTCCGTTGGGAAGGACCAGAGTGTAGGGTTCTTCCGCTACTGGAGAGCGAGGGGCTGGGTTGGGTGAGGAAGCTCCTCAATTACTATAGTATAGTACCATCCCAGGGGGCCACATGAATGGTAACAGCCCACGGTTTAGGGAATGCAATAGAACAGTttgggtggaagggtggagatatgtctctaccaaaggaggtgtaaggcactccttccctctgctatccagcaagtcacccttgggcaaagtgtagcactccgatcagggtcatatgaagccatgggagctggtggtggatggtcatatcacaagtcctggttatgtgaccactgacaccaggcagacaatctctgaagagtattgatattggctgcggtcactcatcttgtaaagacactgtccagaaggaggcaatggcaaaccacttctgtagaaaaatttgccaaaaacaatcatggtcatgtaaAGATGGCGgtgatgatgtcatacaacatggcacataacaatgaTGAATACAATGGTATTGAAAGCATTGGCTATGAATGCAAGAATTAAAAGCCATTACGTggtttatttttgtaaattttttattatttaggggaacatgaggagaaacttcttcattcagtgtgtggaacgagctgtcagtggaagtggtggatgcgggttcgatttcaacattgaagagaagtttgggaaggtacatggataggagtggtataaagggctatggtctgggtgtggtcaatgggactggacagaataacagttcagtatcaatagatgggctgaaaggccttttcTGTACTCTGACTCTATACTGAAATTGGCATAGACACAGTCGGTCAAATTTCTGTGTGGGAATCAGTTCGACAGCTAGCTTCATATCATTATtatctggagtgtaggagaatgaggggagatttgatagaggtatacaaaatttttgTGGAATAtaaatagggtaagtgcaagctggtttttccactgaggttgggtgagatttgaactaaaggttatgggttaagggtgaaaggtgaaatgtttaaggggaacctgagggggaacttcatcaGTCAGAAGATGCTGTAAATGTGGGACGAGCTGCTAGTGGAAGTTGTAGTTGTAGGTCcatttgtaacatttaagagaagtttggataggtacattgttgagagagggatggagggatatgggactaagcagaacaatagtttggcacagactaggtggGCAGAGGGATGTGGATCTGCgctatagtgctctatgacaCTATAATGAATAATTAATAACAAGAAAAGTTGCAAGATATGGTGCAGGTGACCTTGCATACTTCAAAACTAATTACGTTTTTAAAAACTTTGTTTTGGCATTTCTCAAACTTTATGTTATTCTGTGGAGAACTTGAAACTTAAATTGTAGGATTTTCTTTTTCGCAAAGTTTGCACAGCTGTGGGCTGTAGGATGAGACTGAAACTCGGGCCAACAAAAATTAAATCGCTATTGTGTCCTTTGTTTTGTTTTAACGATGGGAGACTTTGGTGTCCTGTTTGTCTTCCAACACATGGGTGACTTTCGCTGTGTTGCTGTAAGGTTGTTTTCAACTCATCTTCGTGCACAAACataccaaaagaaatggggggtggggggttcatCCACCAGGAGATGGAAGCAGTGCAAATGTAAAACTTGCGGGTCGGGCCTGTGCTCTGACTTGTTTTAATGTGGAGATatatacacagtggccactttatcaggtatctcctaataaagtgtatgttcatggtcttctgctgctatagcccgtacacttcaaggttcaaggtgttgtgcattcagagatgctcttctgcacaccactgtcgtaacgtgtggctatttgagttactgtcatcttcctgtcagcttgaaccagtctggcagttctcctctgacctctctcattaacaaggtgttttcacccacagaaatgctgctcaGTGGATAGATTTTTCTttcttgcaccattttctgtaaactccagagactgttgtgcgtaatAAAGTCGACATTGAACGTGCTGTGGGTGGAGATGGCTAAAAGTGTCAACACTTACTGAATGTATTGACATTGAGGATGCAAAGAGTTTTGCTCTGCTTTGATTGTCTTTTGCGtgtacactgagtggccactttattaggtacacctgctcgttaatgcaaatatctaatcagccactcacatggcagcaactcactgcataaaagcatgcagacatggtcaagaggttcagttgttgttcagaccaaacatcagaatggggaagaaatgtgatctaagtgactttgactgtggaacgattgttggtggtttgagaatctcaagaactgctgtccttctgggattttcacacacaacagcctctagagtttacagagaatggtacaaaaaacaaaaacaaaaaatcatccattgagtggcagttctgtgggtgaaaatgcctggttaatgagagaggtcagaggagaatggccagactggttcaagctgacaggaaggtgacaataactcaaataaccacacgttacaacagtggtgtgcagaagattatctctgaatgtacagcacgtggatgggctacagcagcaactGACCACTCAAAAGCTACTTAATTAGGTAgagagatagatactttattgatcccaaaggaaattacagtctcacagtagcattacaagtgcacagatatacagtaCGAATATTAGAAGGGaagcagaaagaataaaaatatgttaccacaaacagtctaacaggaaggtCATCAGTTcctcggctataggttgacttatTATAGAGCCCATGGcccagggtaagaatgacctcatatagtgctcttcgGAGCAATACAATTGTCTGAgtttattactaaaagtgcttctctgttcaaccaaggtggcatgcagagggtgagaaacatagtccagaattgccaggattttctgtagggtcctttgttctaccacagcctccagtgtgtccagtttgactcctataacagagccagtctttcttatcagtttattgagcctgttggtatcacccgtgttgatgccattgccccagcacaccaccgcataggagactgtactggcaacaacagactggtagaacatgtgacggtgaggcctgcatactccaaaggacctcagtctcctcaggaagtagaggtgactctcgCCCTCCTTGTGTACAGCCTCTGtgatggtgctccactcaagtctgtcatccaggtgtagCCCCAGGTACTTGTACCACAGCTGCatcctcacaatcaatagtaacagggagcagtgcaggctcagttttcctaaagtccatcaccatctcctttgttgagctgcagatgattcagcttgcaccatttgacaaagtcatccactagggccctgtattcatcatccCGTCCTCGCTTTATAGACCCAATTATTTCTGCAGATGCGATGACTTAGTGTACAGGAGGTAGATAATAAAATGGCCGCTCTGTgtgttattatgaataaagtttatatCTGGGATAAAAATATGTGGATAACATATGCTTGGAAACAAAACACTGTTGATTATTTTAATTGTAAAGTTTTGTACTTTAAGAAGCTTGTCCTTGGGATGCTCTGTTTACACCTATAGTTAAGCCATGGAGTGGGTTTAACAATTTCAGGGTAAAGCACTGTGTAACCCTACATTTCAAAATGGATGACTTATTTTTTGATTATCAACCCCTGCTTGCGCAGGTTGCAGGTGTTACTTATTGTGGCAATGATATCTTGGTGCCAGAAGGTGTGCTGACTCTTGAGGCTGCCTCaccacatccttggactgtgttggttgttaacgcaaaaaaaaacacatttcactgcatgctttggtgtacatgtgataaataaatctgagtctGATTGTATTAAATGTATCCTAGCAAAACGCAAGTCTTGTTACCAGttccaaacacaagagattctgcagatgctggaaatccagggcagtACGCAcggaatgctggagggactcagcaagtcaggcagcgtctttgGAGAGAATAAACTATCAAAGTTTGGGCTCAGATTCTTCATTGGGACTGTAGAGGAAAGGGGATGAAACCAAAGGAAAcctctcctgagttcctccagcattttgtatgtgatagCAGTTACAATATTTTCTTAAGAGTCAATGTATTAAATACTAATAACTACTCTTGCTATATACAGAAAGcagtgccagaaaagggccagtaacatcatgaaggaacccacaaaccctgctcatggactgtttgtcccacttcccaTCAGGGCAAAATCTATGTAACAtacacaccaggaccaccagacacaaaaacagttactctccccaagcagtaaggatgatcaacacctccacccactaacccacccctccacacctccaaccaccactactgtatcatttcctgtcaggagtcaccttatgtaaagacactcctgtgcctagcatcactttatggacctaCAATCAAACTATTTATATAAGCTaccttatgcatttatatttattgtggggttttttgtgctgcattggatccaaagtgacaattattttgttctgttcgcacttgtgcactggaaataacgttaaacaatcttgaatctttcaagaattcttaatctcatattcttgatatttattgcctatttatttattactttttcttaCTTTTCgtgtttgctcagtttgttgtcttttgcacactggttatcgCCCTGTTGGTACGGTCTTCCCGTTTCTATTTTGggatttattgggtatgcccgcaagaaaccGGATCTCAGGGTGACACacgtgtactttgataagaaactTGGTCTGAACACAACTGCTGGTGCTCGCAGAGCGTGCGAGGAGGCTGCCGCGGGACCCCGCGACTCGGAGCGCGGGGCGGGACGCCGGCCACGCGTGCGAGGTGCCCGAGCCGCGCGTTCGCACCGCGGGCGGAGGCTGATTCACCATTCAGCCGCCTCCGACGCTCCAACCCGCGGGGGCCCAAGGAGGCGGGGTTTTCCCAGGCTGCCGAGGCTCAGCCCACACCGAGGCCGCAACCCAATCACCAGGCCCTTTCCTTTTAACCACTGCAGCGCCGACAGTTCCTTTTCTGTCTAGCAAATTTACGCACTGTAAATGGCAACCACCAAACACACGAACAGAACTGAAAGTTATTCTTTTGCTACTCAtaactaatcagaatcaggtttaatatcactgacttgTGTCATGAAacctgttgttttgcggcagcagtacagtgtgatacacaaaaaaataaattacaatcggaaatgtatatttaaaattaagtagtacaaaaagagaccAAAAATACTAAGATAGTGTGCATgggtccattgtccattcagaaatcttttgGCAGCTCCTGCATCCTCTCTGTAATCCCTACAACCTTTCTCCTGTAAAATAGACCTACGAAGTTAAAAGTATTCGAATTAAAGGAATTAACAGTATTTTTTAAATCTTCATTTTGGATATCCTGTATTTTGCATCTGCTCTGGACTGGAATGCTAAGTACAGACGTGATTGAGGAATGATCCGCGCCCGAGGTATAAATTTAACTCTGCTTTAATCCTAATTGACCTTTCAAGTTTCATTCCCGTAAACACAAGACATTCcgcagaaatccagagtaacacgttcaaaatgctggagaaactcagcaggtcaggcagcgtctatggtttCCCTACTTGacagccgagttcctccagcattttgtgttgttttcCCTATCTTCGTTTCATTTTACATACTATTCAAGGATGCAGTAAACAAGCTCACAGAATGCACGTGGATTTAGAAATTTTAGTCACGAATACAAATTTTAAAAGTCGCCTTTTCGGCTGGTATTGCATTGTACAATTTGATCGCATTTCCTCCGCTTGTAAGGGGTAATGCTTGTAATGCGTGGCAGGGGTAAAACAGAATTGGTAAATCTCAGCCATCTATAGCGGGGATGCATGCGTGGGAAGGAATTCTATGAAGCAGTAGAAGTTTGGCGGGTAAATGGTTAAACTGCCAAGGGGGTGAGGGACTGTGCAAAGCACTTTGGCACGTGCTCCAGGGGGCTGACACCGGCTGCCTCGCGCGCCGACAGATGTCACCTGTCAGCAGTGATTTAGCCCGGTCTGCTTGATTGACAACGCCGGCTCCCAGCGACCAATCGCAGTGCGCCCGGCGCCGTGCGGCGGCCGCCCATTGGCTGCCGGGCGACGTCCTCCCCACACCCCGCCTCGCGTGCCGCGCGCTTATTTTTTCTCCAGACCCGCTTTCTCCCTCACTCGCGCAACACCCTGGTGATTGACAGCTCGCGGGGGCCGCGGCCAATGGCAGGAGAGGACGGCGGCCCCACGAGGTACGCCACTGAGCGTTCGGCACGTCCATTGGCTGGTGCAAGTGTGGGAAAGAATCTTGAGAAGGTTTCACACGAGCAGGGCTGGGGCTGGGGCTATAAATAGAGGCCGGCTGCAAGTCTCTCGCCACTCAATGCAGTGCTTGCGAGGCGGGGAAGCCTTTGTAGATCGCAATTGCCTCAGAAACCACTTTAACTTACTGGAAGCCACTCTTACAATTACTTTAAGGACATTTTAACATTGCATTTCTTCTGTTAGATTCAGTAGAAAAAAAGTTGTATCAAAAATGCCAGCTGACACCATAGAGAAAACTTCCATTTCTCCCATTGTGGGGGCTTCGGCAACTTCTCCGCAAACTCCGGATAAACCTAAAAGCGCCAGTGATAATAGAAAGGTAAATAGATTTACTGGGCTGGGAACAAATTTTCCGAATTTTGTTTGCCACCTTTAAAATCTAGTCCCTCTGCATCTTGGCTGTTTATTTAAGGAAAAATATTATCTTTTATCAACAGTCTTCCAAGCCAATAATGGAAAAGCGGCGCAGAGCGAGAATTAACGAGAGCCTGACTCAACTGAAAACCTTAATCCTGGATGCACTCAAGAAAGATGTAAGTTTGCACCGGTTTCTGAACTGTTTGCTCTCGCACTGGGACGTGGATGTGTGCGGACTGTCAATGAACTGAAACTTATTTCCATTGTAGAGCTCCAGACACTCAAAGTTGGAGAAAGCGGACATCCTTGAAATGACAGTGAAGCACCTGCGGAATCTGCAACGTGTGCAGATGACTGGTACGTGTCCGGTAAACTGAGCTCCAGTTAAAGTAGCTGGACTTAATTGCAAGTTTGCTGACTTTTTATTCGCCAGCTTTTGAGTTGTGGGTCAATTAATTTTAACGGCTTTTTTCCCCTTTCCCTTGCAGCAGCTCTAACTGCCGATCCGACCGTCCTGGGTAAATACAGAGCCGGCTTTAACGAGTGTATGAACGAGGTGACCCGCTTTCTGTCCACCTGCGAGGGGGTTAACGCCGATGTCCGGAGTCGGCTCCTCAGCCACTTGTCCAGCTGCCTAGGGCACATGGTGGCGATGAACTACCCGCAGCCTCCGTCCAGCGCCGGGTCGATGGCCGGGGGTCACCTCGCTCAGCCGCTGCACGTCCAGCTGCCGGCTGCCGTGCCGGTCAGCGGCGCAGTAGGGATGCCCTGCAAGCTGAGCCCGGCCGAGGCCGTCTCGCCCAAAGTTTACGGCGGCTTCCAGCTTCTGCCCGCGGCAGACGGACACTTCGCCTTCCTCATCCCGAACCCCTCCTTCACCTCATCGGCCGGACAGATAGGAGGCGGCCCTGTCATACCTCTCTACGCCAATGCCAACATGCCGGGCAACGCCAACTCGTCCTCGCTGCCTCCCAATCCCAAACTGGCCGGATCCCCAGTGCAAGGACTAACCTCGGTACCGTTCGGGCCCGCAGTGTCCCAGAACCACAGCCCTCTGGGAGTGAACGCGAGTCCCGAAAACTCAGAGTCCGTCTGGAGACCTTGGTGATGAGCCAAGATGCCTTTGGGCTGGCCCGTTAAACTTGTTCCATTATTGGGGACATCTGGTACTTATCATAATAAGAGATATTTATTTCGATGTAAATAGACGACCTTGTTGATCTCCATATAACTTGCAGATCTTAAAAGTATTTTTTAATGTTGCAAGAATCTTGTAATATGATTTTGTTTTGTAACCTGTTTTCATTATGGGTGCGATATACCAAAGTCTTTTTTTGTAAATTTGTCTCTGGACAGAAGAAAATAAACAATTCGTTACTGTTTTAAAAGTCCCAAATTTGAGGTTCTCATTTGATTTGTTAGTGTGCATTGGGCGAGAAGGTGATTCAATGGCTTCCCGTGAAAAGTTACTGCGGTAAAGATGTGGACCAGGCCCGGCTTCAGATAGtgccagcaactgcagaatcccttgtttgGGAGAGTAAACTTGGACTGGACTACCGTATATTGACCTCTGTTTATTTTGTATATCTTAATTCTCTATCTTTATAATTGTTtaatgtttttgttgcatgtcgcaCTAGTGCAGTAAATTTTAGAGATACAGGCCCAACTTACATCCATAATATACCGTATAATAAATGTACATGATTAATAAAGTTGGTTCTTTGGAGGTGAAGCAAATACTAAAACGTTTGGATAGTTTCAGGGATATATTAGGGTGTTATTACTTATGTCTTCCAGAGCCAATTAATTACCAGTGGGAATTTTGAAAACTTGGTTCAGAGTAGAAGCTCGGGAAGTTACGAGGTCAGTTGACTGACTCTTGTGGGTTTAGTGTTGGTTCTGGAGGGCTTTAGGGTTAAAATTCCCGCGCACCCATCCCATGAATCAGACACACAATGGTTGCACAGACAATCTCAATGCATGCTAACCGGGGCAGTTGGGAAGAATGTAGGGCAATTTCTAAAAGAGGGATTTGCAATAAATTTTAAGGATAATCGGCGCCATCTGCCCAGCAGTTTAAACAAAAGCCTTTATGGCCCGCATCAACACGTTTTCGTCTGTACGCAGAAAATCGCAAAAGGCGGGAAATGTCTGAACATTATCCTAAAGAATGGATGGCCGGCCAAAAGGCGGGGAAATTCGTCTCCATTGAATTTAAAATCAAAGGAGCTCATCGCGTATGCAGCGGGTTGATGAGAGCGGCGATGCGATTGATCTCCTTGGGAATGCGGTGCCGGGCCGGGCCGGGCCGGGCCTAACCGCTCCCAGTGGAATGCCACGCTCCGCCAGGGTAGCTACCCGAGCTGGATACACTCCGATCTGAATCGCCATCATTATATTGTTTTTGCAGCAAGAATACATCAAATTTactataaaatattaaaataatagtGAGGTTGCATTCATGGGTATCCTTACATCACCTCGGGTCTGCACTCGTTTGAGGAATCCCTTTTGGGGTCTATTGTTTTCAGAAATAATTGCTCTTCATACAACAAAGTCTTAAAAGAGTTCATTAATAAAAGGTAGCTTCCCTTTAGATATACATTTCAAAAGTGTTTCTCTCTAGTACCTTAAACTGTAAAGGAATCTGCTTTTATTGATTGACAAAGAACGGAGTAGacctggccctttgagccgtgccGCCCcccaatcccccaatttaaccctcgcTTAATCACGGGACATTTCACAGTGACTAACTTACCGACCggtggattgtgggaggaaaccggagctcccggaggaaacccaggcagtggccggaattgaacccggatcgcaGGTGCTGTGCTAACGACTGCCCTACCGTGGCGCTTAATATGGAGTAGTTTATCTTGAAGTCAAAATATTTCTCAAAAATCATTACTCTTAGTATGACAAAGTGTTAGGAAATCCTAAAAGTTTATTAATAAGCAGTGGCTTCTctttatatataaaatacatttcaGAAATAGTTATATTAGTATGTTAAAGTGTAGATGAATCTACACAGTTTATTAATAGAGTAGCTTAccttaattaaaatatttttcatTACTCTTTGTATGACCAAATGTAAGGAAATCCTGTTTATTAATAAGCAAAAGCTTCCCTTAGATATAAAATACATTTCAAAAATCACAACTCTTTCTCCATCAAAGTAAGAGAATCTACAAAGTTTATTAATAAGGAGTGCCTACTCTTAAGAGAGAAAATCGATTTCAAAACAAAATATTCTTAGTTCATCAAAGTGTAAGGG from Hemitrygon akajei chromosome 29, sHemAka1.3, whole genome shotgun sequence includes:
- the her9 gene encoding hairy-related 9 isoform X2, with the translated sequence MPADTIEKTSISPIVGASATSPQTPDKPKSASDNRKSSKPIMEKRRRARINESLTQLKTLILDALKKDSSRHSKLEKADILEMTVKHLRNLQRVQMTALTADPTVLGKYRAGFNECMNEVTRFLSTCEGVNADVRSRLLSHLSSCLGHMVAMNYPQPPSSAGSMAGGHLAQPLHVQLPAAVPVSGAVGMPCKLSPAEAVSPKVYGGFQLLPAADGHFAFLIPNPSFTSSAGQIGGGPVIPLYANANMPGNANSSSLPPNPKLAGSPVQGLTSVPFGPAVSQNHSPLGVNASPENSESVWRPW
- the her9 gene encoding hairy-related 9 isoform X1; translated protein: MPADTIEKTSISPIVGASATSPQTPDKPKSASDNRKSSKPIMEKRRRARINESLTQLKTLILDALKKDSSRHSKLEKADILEMTVKHLRNLQRVQMTAALTADPTVLGKYRAGFNECMNEVTRFLSTCEGVNADVRSRLLSHLSSCLGHMVAMNYPQPPSSAGSMAGGHLAQPLHVQLPAAVPVSGAVGMPCKLSPAEAVSPKVYGGFQLLPAADGHFAFLIPNPSFTSSAGQIGGGPVIPLYANANMPGNANSSSLPPNPKLAGSPVQGLTSVPFGPAVSQNHSPLGVNASPENSESVWRPW